Part of the Nitrosopumilus piranensis genome is shown below.
ATTTTTGAATAAAATAAAATTTGAAGTGGTTAAATCTCCATGCATAATACCGTTTTTATGAAGCATTCCAACAAGTTTTCCAATTGTCTTTGATAGTTGAATAATTTTTGATTCGGATAAATCATGAACTGGTTTTCCTTGAATTTCTTGCATAGTAATTGAAGTTTTTTCCAAGTTAACAAAATAAACAAGAGGTGTTGGAATTCCAAATGATTTTACTTGAGAAATTATTTGAGATTCTTTAATAGTTCGTTGCTTACGAATTTTTGAGTCAAGTAGTAGATTACGATAATTTTTTGTTTTTCTGATTTTTAAAATAGCAGGAGAATTATGCCAAATAGTTTTGTAGATGTCAGCCTCTGCTCCTTTCTTAATTAATTTCATTAACGTTATATTCAAATGAATTCAATAAAAATTAATCATGGAAGAGGGTGAAAAAAGAATAAAACAAGAGGATTGTAGTGAAGATGTTTTAGGTTCAGGTATTCTTACATTGACCAACAAAAGATTAGCTTTTGATAAAACTAGAGCAAGAATGATGGATTTCTCAAAACATATGGGAGATACCATATTGAATGTAACATTAGATAATGTAACAAAAACGTGGAAAGAGGGATTACTAATGAAAAAAGTATGTTTTAATGCAAAAACAGATGACGGGGATAAAACCTACAAGTTTGGAGTGTTTAACACAAAAAATTGGCTCAAAAGCATTGATGACGCAATTGCAAATTATGAAAATTAGTAATCAACTTTAACAGAATCTAATCTCCAAGATTGTGTAACAAATGTATCTTTGAGTAAAGTTCCTTTCTTAACTTTAGATTCTAAAAGTCCTGTCCAACAAATTTGACTCCCACAGTCTCCAGCATATTTTAAGGGGACAACATAAAATTTAGAACCGTGTCGTTTACACACATCTTGCAGCATTTCAGATAATCTTTTGTTAGCAGCTACGCCACCTACAATCATTAGTTCTTTTTTTCTTGTAAAAGACAAAGCACGCTCTACTGCTTCTGCAATCATTGCAAAAGCAGTTTCTTGAAGAGAATAACATGCATCAACTTGATTTGTTTTTGCTACAGATTTTGTTGCAGAAAGTAATCCAGAAAATGAGACATCGTTTCCTTTAACTGAATAGGGCAACGTAACATAATTTGAGGATTTTGATGCTAATTCTTCTATGTTTTTTCCACAAGGAGATGCAAAACCTATTGATCTCCCAAATTGATCTAGCAGTTGACCCAAAGTGATATCCAAAGTTTCACCAAATACTCTCCACTGTTTGTTTAGAAATGCCAAAAGCATTGTATGACCTCCAGAAACTAAAAGAACTAAAGGATTTCTTGCACCAGTTAGCAGTTTTCCTAATTCAATATGACCTAATGCATGATTAACAGGATAAATTGGAATTTTGTAAAAAGATGCCAGTGACCTTGCAACTACAGCTCCAAC
Proteins encoded:
- a CDS encoding KEOPS complex kinase/ATPase Bud32, which produces MKLIKKGAEADIYKTIWHNSPAILKIRKTKNYRNLLLDSKIRKQRTIKESQIISQVKSFGIPTPLVYFVNLEKTSITMQEIQGKPVHDLSESKIIQLSKTIGKLVGMLHKNGIMHGDLTTSNFILFKNNVYVIDFGLSQNTIKPEDHAVDLRLIKEILNSAHAKIMIPAWKNFLFGYKSVVGNANYVKITKLVSDIESRGRYAQVV
- the kae1 gene encoding KEOPS complex N(6)-L-threonylcarbamoyladenine synthase Kae1, with product MLGLGIESTAHTFSCAVIEKKGNKGKILSDVRKIFRPADGEGIHPREASRHHIENSSSVLSECLDEANIKISDLDIVSYAAGPGLGPCLRVGAVVARSLASFYKIPIYPVNHALGHIELGKLLTGARNPLVLLVSGGHTMLLAFLNKQWRVFGETLDITLGQLLDQFGRSIGFASPCGKNIEELASKSSNYVTLPYSVKGNDVSFSGLLSATKSVAKTNQVDACYSLQETAFAMIAEAVERALSFTRKKELMIVGGVAANKRLSEMLQDVCKRHGSKFYVVPLKYAGDCGSQICWTGLLESKVKKGTLLKDTFVTQSWRLDSVKVDY